The Gallaecimonas pentaromativorans genome includes the window ACCGTCTCAAGCGCCTGCTGGACTTGGCTGCCCCCGATATCATCGTGCGCAACGAAAAGCGGATGCTGCAAGAAGCGGTTGATGCCCTGTTGGATAACGGCCGTCGTGGCCGTGCCATCACCGGTTCCAACCGTCGCCCGCTGAAATCCTTGGCCGACATGATCAAGGGTAAGCAAGGTCGTTTCCGTCAGAACCTGCTGGGTAAACGTGTCGACTACTCTGGTCGTTCCGTTATCACCGTAGGCCCGACCCTGCGCCTGCATCAGTGCGGTCTGCCCAAGAAGATGGCCCTTGAGCTGTTCAAGCCCTTCATCTACGGCAAGCTGGAAGCGCGCGGCCTCGCCACCACCATCAAAGCCGCCAAGAAAATGGTTGAGCGCGAAGTGGCCGAGGTATGGGACGTTCTGGATGAAGTGATCCGCGAACACCCCGTGCTGCTGAACCGTGCACCGACCCTGCACCGTCTGGGTATCCAGGCGTTCGAGCCCGTGCTGATTGAAGGTAAAGCCATTCAACTGCACCCGCTGGTCTGTGCCGCGTACAACGCTGACTTCGACGGTGACCAGATGGCGGTCCACGTACCGTTGACTCTGGAAGCCCAGCTTGAAGCCCGTGCACTGATGATGTCCACCAACAACATCCTGTCCCCGGCCAACGGTGAACCTATCATCGTGCCTTCTCAGGACGTTGTACTGGGCCTCTATTACATGAGCCGTGAGCGCATCAATGCCAAAGGTGAAGGCATGGTGCTGCGTGGTCCTAAGGAAGCCGAGAAAGTCTATCGCGCTGGCCTGGCTGACCTGCACGCTCGCGTCAAAGTCCGTATCACCCACTGGGTGGAAGCCGAGAATGGCGAATACGTTGCCGACATCCGTCTGACCGACACCACTGTTGGCCGCGCCATTCTGAGCCTCATTCAGCCCAAGGGCATGCCCTTTGAGCTGATCAACCAGAACATGGGTAAAAAGCAGATCTCTCGTCTGCTGAACGCCTGTTATCGTCGCCTGGGCCTGAAAGATACCGTTATCTTTGCTGACCAGCTGATGTACACCGGTTTCCATTACGCCACTCTGGCGGGTGCCTCCGTTGGTATCGATGACATGGTCATCCCCGATGCCAAAGCGGCCATCATTGCCGAGGCGGAAGCGGAAGTTGCCGAGATCCAGGAGCAGTTCTCCTCTGGTCTGGTAACTGCCGGCGAGCGTTACAACAAAGTAATCGATATCTGGTCAACCGCGAACGAGCGCGTTTCCAAAGCCATGATGAGCAACCTCTCTACCGAAGAAGTAGAGAACCGCGACGGCGAAATGGAAACTCAGGCGTCCTTCAACTCCATCTACATGATGGCGGACTCCGGCGCCCGGGGTAGTGCGGCTCAGATCCGTCAGTTGGCCGGTATGCGGGGCCTGATGGCCAAGCCCGATGGCTCCATCATCGAGACCCCCATCACCGCGAACTTCCGTGAAGGTTTGAACGTACTGCAGTACTTCATCTCCACGCACGGTGCGCGTAAAGGTCTGGCGGATACCGCACTGAAAACCGCGAACTCCGGTTACCTGACTCGTCGTCTAGTCGACGTGGCGCAAGATTTGGTTATTACCGAATCCGACTGTGGCACCCTCGAAGGTCTGTGGATGACTCCGCTGATCGAAGGCGGTGACGTAGTTGAGCCGCTGCGCGAGCGCGTACTGGGCCGTGTGGTCTGTGAAGACGTACTGGTTCCCGGCAGCGACGAAGTGCTGATGCCGCGTAACACCCTGCTGGACGAGGCCAAGGTGGATATCCTTGAAGCCAACTCCATCGACCAGGTGAAAGTGCGCTCCGTTATCACCTGTGATACCGACTTCGGTGTTTGTGCTCACTGTTACGGCCGCGACCTGGCCCGTGGTCACATCATCAACGGTGGTGAGTCCATCGGTGTTATCGCTGCCCAGTCCATCGGTGAGCCGGGTACCCAGCTGACCATGCGTACCTTCCACATCGGTGGTGCCGCATCTCGGGCGACTGCAGAGAACTCCATTCAGGTGAAAAACACCGGTTCTCTGAAGCTGCACAACGCCAAGTTCGTTGAGAACGTTGACGGTAAAGTGGTAGTGACTTCTCGCTCCACCGAGCTGACCGTAACCGACGAGAACGGCCGCGAGCGTGAGCGCTACAAGCTGCCCTACGGTGCCGTGCTGTCCAAGAAGGACGGTGAGGCCGTGACCGGTGGCGACATTGTTGCCAACTGGGATCCGCACACTCACCCGATCATTACCGAGGTAAAAGGTCGCATCAAGTTCGTGGACATGCTCGACGGCGTGACCATGAGCCGCCAGACTGACGACCTGACCGGTCTGTCCAGCATCGTTATCCTCGAGCCTTCTCAGCGCCCCAGCGCCGGTAAAGAGATGCGCCCGATGGTGAAATTGGTGGACGAGAAGGGTAAGGACGTAAACATTGCTGGTACCGATATTCCGGCCCAGTACTTCCTGCCTGGTAATGCCATTGTCAACCTCGATGACAACGTCGAAGTGGGTGTGGGTGACGCGCTGGCGCGTATTCCGCAGGAAACGTCCAAGACCCGCGACATCACCGGTGGTCTGCCACGGGTTGCCGACTTGTTCGAAGCCCGTCGCCCGAAAGAGCCGGCCATCCTGGCGGAAATCACCGGTACCATTTCCTTCGGTAAAGAAACCAAAGGTAAACGTCGCCTGGTGATCACCCCGGCCGAAGGCACCGCTTACGAAGAGATGATCCCGAAATGGCGTCAGCTCAACGTGTTCGAAGGTGAACAGGTTCAACGTGGTGAAGTTATCGCCGACGGTCCGGAAGCACCTCAGGACATCCTGCGCCTGCGTGGTATCGAAGCTGTTGCCCGTTACATCGTTAACGAAGTGCAAGACGTTTACCGTCTGCAAGGCGTTAAGATTAACGACAAGCACATCGAGACCATCGTTCGCCAGATGCTGCGTAAGTGCACCATCACCAATCCGGGTGATTCCGAGTTCCTGGAAGGCGAAACCCAGGAAGTGGCCCGCGTCAAGATCGCCAACCGTGAGCTGGAAGAAGCCGGCAAGCAACCTGCGAGCTTTGAGCGTCAGCTGCTGGGTATCACCAAAGCCTCTCTGGCTACCGAGTCGTTCATCTCCGCGGCCTCCTTCCAGGAGACCACCCGCGTACTGACCGAAGCGGCCGTGTCCGGTAAGGCCGATGACCTGCGTGGTCTGAAAGAGAACGTCATTGTGGGCCGTCTGATCCCGGCCGGTACCGGTTACTCCTATCACCAGGAGCGCAACCGTCAACGGAACCGCGGTGCCGTTGTTGCCGAGCCGCAGATGACTGCCGACGATGCAGAAAAAGCGCTGACCGATCTGCTGAACGCCGATCTGGGTGGCGAAGAGTAAAAGTTGTCATAACAACGTCAAAGGCCGTCCCTAAAGTGGACGGCCTTTGTTGTCTTGACACTTTTTTGAGCGGCATTTAGAATGCCGCGGCCCTTATTGGGGCGATTTTTCACCGTAAAAAGCATCTAACCAGGAGTTAGCAAGCTAATGGCTACAATTAACCAGCTGGTGCGCAAGCCCCGCGTCAAGAAAGTTGCTAAGAGCAACGTTCCTGCGCTGGAAGCCTGCCCCCAAAAGCGTGGTGTATGTACTCGTGTGTACACCACCACCCCGAAGAAGCCGAACTCCGCACTGCGTAAAGTTTGCCGTGTGCGTCTGACCAACGGCTTCGAAGTGACTTCCTACATTGGTGGCGAAGGCCACAACCTGCAGGAGCACTCCGTTGTTCTGATCCGTGGCGGTCGTGTAAAAGACCTGCCAGGTGTGCGTTATCACACCGTACGCGGCACCCTTGACTGTGCTGGCGTTAAAGATCGTAAGCAAGCCCGTTCCAAATACGGCGCCAAGCGGCCCAAGTCTTAATGGTTCTCCGTTAAGTAAGGCCAAGCTAAGTATTCATTAATTAGGTTTTGGGTAATCCCTGAAGCATACGGAGAATAAGTCATGCCAAGACGTCGCGTGATTGGTCAACGCAAGATCCTGCCTGATCCGAAATTCGGATCCG containing:
- the rpsL gene encoding 30S ribosomal protein S12, producing the protein MATINQLVRKPRVKKVAKSNVPALEACPQKRGVCTRVYTTTPKKPNSALRKVCRVRLTNGFEVTSYIGGEGHNLQEHSVVLIRGGRVKDLPGVRYHTVRGTLDCAGVKDRKQARSKYGAKRPKS
- the rpoC gene encoding DNA-directed RNA polymerase subunit beta'; the encoded protein is MKDLLKFLKQQNKTEEFDAIRIGLASPDMIRSWSYGEVKKPETINYRTFKPERDGLFCARIFGPVKDYECLCGKYKRLKHRGVICEKCGVEVTLTKVRRERMGHIELASPVAHIWFLKSLPSRIGLLLDMTLRDIERVLYFESYVVIEPGMTNLEKSAMLTEDQYLDALEQWGDEFDARMGAEAVQELLKRIELEKEIEQMREELPSINSETRRKKVTKRLKLMEAFFKSGNKPEWMIMAVLPVLPPDLRPLVPLDGGRFATSDLNDLYRRVINRNNRLKRLLDLAAPDIIVRNEKRMLQEAVDALLDNGRRGRAITGSNRRPLKSLADMIKGKQGRFRQNLLGKRVDYSGRSVITVGPTLRLHQCGLPKKMALELFKPFIYGKLEARGLATTIKAAKKMVEREVAEVWDVLDEVIREHPVLLNRAPTLHRLGIQAFEPVLIEGKAIQLHPLVCAAYNADFDGDQMAVHVPLTLEAQLEARALMMSTNNILSPANGEPIIVPSQDVVLGLYYMSRERINAKGEGMVLRGPKEAEKVYRAGLADLHARVKVRITHWVEAENGEYVADIRLTDTTVGRAILSLIQPKGMPFELINQNMGKKQISRLLNACYRRLGLKDTVIFADQLMYTGFHYATLAGASVGIDDMVIPDAKAAIIAEAEAEVAEIQEQFSSGLVTAGERYNKVIDIWSTANERVSKAMMSNLSTEEVENRDGEMETQASFNSIYMMADSGARGSAAQIRQLAGMRGLMAKPDGSIIETPITANFREGLNVLQYFISTHGARKGLADTALKTANSGYLTRRLVDVAQDLVITESDCGTLEGLWMTPLIEGGDVVEPLRERVLGRVVCEDVLVPGSDEVLMPRNTLLDEAKVDILEANSIDQVKVRSVITCDTDFGVCAHCYGRDLARGHIINGGESIGVIAAQSIGEPGTQLTMRTFHIGGAASRATAENSIQVKNTGSLKLHNAKFVENVDGKVVVTSRSTELTVTDENGRERERYKLPYGAVLSKKDGEAVTGGDIVANWDPHTHPIITEVKGRIKFVDMLDGVTMSRQTDDLTGLSSIVILEPSQRPSAGKEMRPMVKLVDEKGKDVNIAGTDIPAQYFLPGNAIVNLDDNVEVGVGDALARIPQETSKTRDITGGLPRVADLFEARRPKEPAILAEITGTISFGKETKGKRRLVITPAEGTAYEEMIPKWRQLNVFEGEQVQRGEVIADGPEAPQDILRLRGIEAVARYIVNEVQDVYRLQGVKINDKHIETIVRQMLRKCTITNPGDSEFLEGETQEVARVKIANRELEEAGKQPASFERQLLGITKASLATESFISAASFQETTRVLTEAAVSGKADDLRGLKENVIVGRLIPAGTGYSYHQERNRQRNRGAVVAEPQMTADDAEKALTDLLNADLGGEE